One genomic window of Diospyros lotus cultivar Yz01 chromosome 8, ASM1463336v1, whole genome shotgun sequence includes the following:
- the LOC127808168 gene encoding uncharacterized protein LOC127808168 translates to MPSSGSFLRQLSGKEGWKSTSRRWASDTASNTTTSGCEGSFRQMEGLSMCGGGASMRKRVMVVVDESSHSKHAMIWALTHVANKGDLLTLFHIIPPSSSSESSSTFLASSLGSLCKHCKPEVEVEALVIQGPRLGTVLSQVKKLEVSVLVLGQKKPSPLISCLCGGGGGAGEEFVEQCINSVECLTIGVRKQSKGVGGYLISTRWQKNFWLLA, encoded by the exons ATGCCAAGTTCAGGTTCATTTTTGAGGCAGCTTAGTGGGAAGGAAGGTTGGAAATCAACATCCAGGAGGTGGGCTAGTGATACTGCAAGCAACACCACCACCTCCGGCTGTGAGGGGAGTTTCCGGCAAATGGAGGGGCTGAGCATGTGCGGCGGCGGGGCGTCGATGAGGAAGAgggtgatggtggtggtggatgAATCCTCCCACTCAAAGCATGCCATGATATGGGCTCTCACCCATGTTGCCAACAAGGGTGATCTCCTCACTCTCTTCCACATCatccctccttcttcttcttctgaatCCTCTTCCACTTTCCTTGCGAGCTCCCTTGGCTCTCTCTGCAAACATTGCAAGCCTGag GTGGAAGTGGAAGCATTGGTGATACAAGGGCCAAGGCTGGGCACAGTGCTGAGCCAAGTGAAGAAGTTGGAGGTGTCTGTGCTGGTTTTGGGGCAAAAGAAGCCCTCTCCCCTCATCTCTTG TTTGTGCGGGGGAGGCGGCGGCGCCGGAGAGGAGTTTGTGGAGCAGTGTATAAACAGTGTGGAGTGCCTGACGATAGGGGTGAGGAAGCAGAGCAAGGGCGTGGGTGGGTACCTCATCAGCACCAGGTGGCAGAAGAATTTCTGGCTCTTGGCTTAG